One window of Vespa velutina chromosome 2, iVesVel2.1, whole genome shotgun sequence genomic DNA carries:
- the LOC124946498 gene encoding DALR anticodon-binding domain-containing protein 3: MENISNNSISTLIDHIFFHLTGFECKDQSIIRVNNEKLFINGDLYFLPSLKLWKTILADKLDCNENCTNILQHCAHIGNTVLEQVEKINTNEKVFQSLILASNTWNLKITKCTLQNERICLFLERPSVMKTIINTVIQKGPSFGRNASINENICLTFLPDEQSELTSMRLQLIKDISERILDLQGYSICKKVCPHSVVLTNKSHRETIEDSKNYVCGVVKNSETNTKEITLTWSKYIYNKIETIMELNEQKYLETNKQDTNEDSFLRNMAEATVTFELLAVKPSRPVSINIHTNTDRSLTNTKGAPFILYNTARIAAIIEKYNEGISNGEYPELTNIEAVDFSVLDDEDEWELIYNFIIGYSQAIENSIRHKPNFQICPQVICMFLSRLCQKFSIYYRRIKILTEGYKHLYSKLIARIYMLKALEIILQNTLAIFNIKSVSRM; this comes from the exons AtggaaaatatatcaaataattctatttcaaCACTTAttgatcatatattttttcatttaacggGATTTGAGTGTAAAGATCAATCAATTATCAGagttaataatgaaaagttatttataaaCGGAGACTTGTATTTTTTACCTAGCCTCAAATTATGGAAGACCATTTTAGCTGATAAATTAGATTGTAATGAAAACTGTACCAATATTTTGCAACATTGTGCACACATTGGAAATACTGTGTTAGAACAAGTGGAAAAGATTAATACTaatgaaaag GTCTTTCAATCACTCATTTTAGCTAGTAATACTTGGAAtttaaagataacaaaatgTACTTTACAAAACGAACGGATTTGTCTATTTCTGGAAAGACCATCTGTTATgaaaactattataaatacCGTCATTCAAAAAGGACCATCGTTTGGAAGAAACGCatctataaatgaaaatatttgccTAACATTTCTTCCAGATGAACAATCAGAATTAACTAGCATGagattacaattaataaaggATATCAGTGAAAGAATTTTGGATTTGCAAGGATACAGTATATGCAAGAAGGTTTGCCCTCATTCTGTTGTATTAACCAATAAGTCTCATAGAGAAACGATTGAAGATAGTAAAAATTATGTGTGTGGTGTGGTTAAAAATTCTGAAACAAATACcaaagaaataacattaacttggagcaaatatatatataataaaattgaaacaataatggaattaaacgaacaaaaatatcttgaaacaaacaaacaagatACAAATGAGGATTCTTTCCTTCGGAATATGGCAGAGGCTACTGTCACTTTTGAATTATTGGCTGTTAAACCAAGTCGTCCTGTTTCCATTAATATTCATACAAATACAGACAGAAGTCTTACCAATACGAAAG GTGCACCTTTCATATTATACAATACTGCTAGAATAGCTgcaattatagaaaaatataatgaaggTATATCCAACGGAGAATATCCAGAATTAACAAATATCGAGGCTGTAGATTTTTCTGTTTTAGATGATGAG gATGAATGGGAACTCATTTATAACTTTATAATTGGATATTCTCAAGCTATAGAAAACAGTATCAGGCATAAACCTAATTTTCAAATCTGTCCACAAGTTATATGCATGTTTTTATCACGGCTATGCCAAAAGTttagtatttattatagaagaattaaaatattaacg GAGGGATATAAGCATTTgtattcaaaattaatagCAAGAATTTACATGCTAAAAGCATTGGaaattattttgcaaaataCTCTCgcgatattcaatataaaatctGTTTCTCGAATGTAA
- the LOC124946495 gene encoding FHF complex subunit HOOK interacting protein 2A-like isoform X2, producing MISGIHVALKNAIDVIAPPATPLQDFTYHWKQLMNFYINHLNDCKVPIQTTSIPRHLDRLLELLLEEEKDGNDPGPCLEYLLQHKLLDLLASLATAETPPGMRVVCLSFLRKLLGRSKYPLLHHTSIYAPIQRLIVICNGNTPSPIETEEIQFLLTLCFLVCKYPHVTNIINDVPMLQKPNGSNRSNSERLEVEKVTYVPNRKKNNSNPLFEPLNTQAIALVNPNLLNPENNRRKSLCSNISCIKIDLPPNTSTRSNASTSSKDTENISQSSSPLTQNVCCNSTLTMNLPDDKQNNSNITDKLCDELDNPVTEIETCLQSMKDLRLTEDCNTCDKTNNPIENNCGRSLLIPSRIPAKSKCLLLEALMSYVNSADNTVRVRACEGIMVLASLEDITFAQMVAQSDLSTIITSRLENLFNAVPAHVDPNEIDVVDVTWGLDSPLWTKEKKFPGCRQVAAFYMWFDYCNQLIREASTDVADVLAKHIRINFFEKIVTPALADHQVILVTALITKCLKELASSTLFTEVSYWLVGHNRHPEIPNVCTSPVLYRLINNCYTDSDELTVETLKLFEEVIDKRNEHTLHCLALMYLTSRGYYDNTAADSAITSWSDEEDEREREKKSTLDLSYEQSHSRTLAPSNIHRIVNCFLSLVPRYLQTDPDINSYERCMVVLEKQYSTVLRDCFLMAWPLEAVTHDDSASSDSRPEADHGATRFYMGPFLTMLFDKVCNMSKQRYEINLQLTVVISRLTLLPHPYLHEFLLNPLLPLVPGTKSLFTCLQKVIKQLVNEIPKTAESKQKLKETRERLLDDCIHDVEKENTLLESVVVTEEFCKGLAAIAYVKYHHSM from the exons GCTTTTattggaagaggaaaaagatggAAATGATCCTGGGCCATGTTTGGAATACTTATTGCAGCACAAACTTTTGGATCTGTTAGCTTCATTGGCAACAGCCGAGACACCACCTGGTATGAGAGTGGtctgtctttcatttttaagaaaattacttGGTCGATCAAAATATCCTTTGTTACATCACACCTCAATCTATGCACCTATACAACGTCTAATCGTAATCTGCAATGGAAACACGCCGTCTCCAATTGAAACCGAAGAGATTCAATTTCTCTTAACGCTCTGTTTCTTAGTTTGCAAGTATCCGCACGtgacgaatataataaatgacgTACCAATGTTACAAAAGCCAAATGGCTCGAATCGTTCAAATTCAGAAAGATTGGAAGTCGAGAAAGTTACTTACGTtccaaatagaaaaaagaataattctaaTCCTTTGTTCGAACCATTGAATACACAGGCGATTGCTTTGGTAAATCCGAATCTATTGAATCCTGAAAACAACAGACGAAAGTCTTTATGTTCTAATATAAGTTGTATCAAGATTGACCTACCACCTAACACTTCCACACGTTCGAACGCATCTACTTCTTCCAAAGATACGGAGAATATATCCCAATCCTCGAGTCCGCTCACACAAAATGTCTGTTGTAATTCGACTTTGACTATGAACCTACCGGATGATAAACAAAACAATTCAAATATTACGGATAAGCTTTGCGATGAACTTGACAATCCCGTAACCGAAATAGAAACGTGTTTACAAAGTATGAAAGATTTGAGACTTACCGAGGATTGCAATACCTGTGACAAGACAAATAAtccaatagaaaataattgcgGACGAAGTCTTTTGATACCATCGCGAATACCAGCGAAATCAAAATGCCTTTTATTGGAAGCCCTTATGAGCTACGTAAACAGTGCT GACAACACGGTTAGAGTGAGAGCCTGCGAAGGTATAATGGTCTTAGCTTCGCTCGAAGATATCACCTTTGCTCAAATGGTAGCACAAAGCGATTTATCGACGATCATAACTAGCCGTTTAGAGAATCTTTTTAATGCTGTACCAGCTCACGTAGATCCAAATGAGATCGATGTTGTCGACGTGACGTGGGGTTTGGATTCACCTTTatggacaaaagaaaaaaagtttcctGGTTGTCGACAGGTCGCAGCTTTTTATATGTGGTTTGATTATTGTAATCAGCTTATAAGAGAAGCATCTACGGATGTAGCTGATGTATTGGCGAAGCACattagaataaatttcttcgaaaaaataGTTACGCCTGCTTTAGCCGATCATCAAGTTATTCTCGTAACTGCGTTGATTACTAAATGCTTGAAAGAGCTTGCATCCTCTACATTGTttacag AGGTGAGCTATTGGCTTGTCGGACACAATAGGCATCCAGAAATTCCAAACGTTTGTACCTCACCAGTTTTgtatagattaataaataattgttacaCGGATAGCGACGAACTGACGGTAGAAACGTtgaaattattcgaagaagttatagataaaagaaacgaacataCCCTTCATTGTCTTGCATTGATGTATTTGACTAGTCGAggatattacgataatacgGCCGCGGACAGTGCCATTACATCCTGGAgcgatgaagaagatgaaagagaaagagaaaagaaaagtacatTAGATCTTTCTTATGAACAAAGTCACAGTAGAACTTTGGCTCCGAGTAATATTCATAGGATTGTCAATTG CTTCTTATCGCTGGTACCACGCTATCTTCAAACCGATCCTGATATCAATAGTTACGAAAGATGCATGGTTGTTCTGGAAAAACAGTATTCTACTGTATTAAGGGATTGTTTTTTAATGGCATGGCCTTTGGAAGCAGTAACGCATGACGACTCTGCTAGTTCTGATTCCAGACCAGAAGCTGATCATGGTGCTACACGGTTTTACATGGGACCTTTTTTAACTATGCTCTTCGATAAAGTTTGCAATATGTCTAAGCAAAGATATGAAATTAACTTGCAACTTACGGTTGTAATCTCTAGATTAACACTCTTACCGCATCCATACTtgcatgaatttttattaaatcctcTTCTACCGCTAGTGCCTGGCACAAAAAGTCTATTTACTTGTCTCCAGAAAGTAATCAAGCAGCTAGTTAATGAAATACCAAAGACCGCAGAatctaaacaaaaattaaaagaaacaagagagagattattagATGACTGTATCCACGATGT ggagaaggaaaatacATTGCTCGAAAGTGTTGTAGTTACAGAAGAATTTTGTAAGGGACTTGCCGCAATAGCATATGTCAAATATCATCATTCTATGTGA